A stretch of Pangasianodon hypophthalmus isolate fPanHyp1 chromosome 9, fPanHyp1.pri, whole genome shotgun sequence DNA encodes these proteins:
- the trappc11 gene encoding trafficking protein particle complex subunit 11, translating into MSPTQWELPPELCCRPMAFVALTGLDVVYNAVHRAIWDAFCANRRADRVPISFKVLPGDHEYPKCRTKRTSYEWYIPKGILKTGWMNKHLNLVPALVVLFYELDWDDAQWKEKQSECATKVEIVRTSLQGRNTKVAVVLIQKKTPLPPGEDVVASERAAALCNACDLSAKSLFVLPHTDHLVGYIIRLENAFYEHAQTYYYNEIRRVKSHKEFLNKTTHQLLFVRHQFKTGFFSELKQDTQNALKYYKTAYSLIHELRAHETNMLEIKTLAGFINYKICRLCFQHNTPLDAIAQFRKHIDLCKKKIGSAELAFEHTAWMSKQFQSFGDLFDEAIKLGLTAIQTQNPGFYYQQAACYAQERKQQATQLCSHEPSVSFPTPDPLETNSGALDFYGQRPWRQGHQSIDPPDAEKEKQGILALQLKERDVLHSELIIALLSNAVAQFKKYKCPRMKSHLMVQMGEEYYNAKDYTKALKLLDYVMCDYRTERWWTLLTSILCTALKCSYLMGHIKDYITYSMELVGRASTLREDQKSRIEKNLIRVLMNEVPEPEPECDPGSVKAAQVLWSDRVSLASNNEFTVEVQDYVPFIQCKAKFLSPSFHVDEPVQLHVYLRADCPHPVRFAKLCVSLSNQEYNQFCLVEEACKGKDILETSSQQNMCLVPGKARKYCFKFVAKTEDVGRKIEITHVDLMLGSESGRCVYLNWRGGGGDAASTHEALQASRSFKRRTRVPEQQVDWEAISIQASTMIISRVPRISVQLHHDSPALTNEMYCMTVTIQSEEDTVAKDVSLTAGLKPGQDANLTQMTYVTLNSSEVCDEAHPALLTDISIGELQPGQKIEKKLYIRCVSTGSRIFLFHVSYAMSTTVEGKDITCRCHKDETVTIDTVVPFDVAFKFVSTKFEHLERVYVDVPFLLMTDILSASPWPVHLVSSELQLASNMAAVDEPQSQVEGVVLQTGECASECFSLRCPPVQNGTSTVAAGHYLISWKRKSACAETPVVKTSMILPHVIVETIPLYVHADLPSFGRVRESLPVRYHIENRTGLVQDVDLSVEPSDAFMFSGLKQVRMRILPGAEQEIVYNFYPLMAGYQNLPVLNINLLRFPNVSNQLLRRFLPTRIFIKPQGRNGDASIAAA; encoded by the exons ATGAGTCCGACGCAGTGGGAGCTCCCGCCGGAGCTGTGCTGCAGACCCATGGCCTTTGTGGCTCTGACAGGCCTCGACGTGGTCTACAATGCCGTCCATCGTGCCATCTGGGACGCCTTCTGTGCCAACCGACGGGCTGACAGAGTGCCCATTTCATTTAAAGTGCTGCCGGGAGACCACGAATACCCAAAGTGCAGAACCAAG AGAACCTCCTACGAGTGGTACATCCCTAAAGGTATCCTGAAGACAGGCTGGATGAATAAGCACCTGAACCTCGTGCCTGCACTGGTGGTGCTCTTCTACGAGCTGGACTGGGACGACGCTCAGTGGAAGGAGAAGCAGTCCGAGTGCGCCACTAAAGTAGAGATTGTCAG gACAAGTCTGCAGGGCAGAAACACTAAAGTTGCTGTTGTTTTAATTCAAAAGAAAACTCCGCTTCCCCCTG GTGAGGACGTGGTGGCGTCGGAGAGAGCCGCGGCTCTGTGTAATGCCTGCGATCTCTCAGCAAAGTCCCTGTTTGTCCTCCCTCACACCGATCACCTGGTGGGCTACATCATCAG GTTGGAGAACGCGTTTTACGAGCACGCTCAGACCTACTACTATAACGAGATACGGAGAGTGAAGTCTCACAAAGAGTTCCTCAATAAAACCACTCATCAG ctgCTGTTTGTGAGGCACCAGTTTAAAACTGGTTTCTTCAGCGAGCTCAAACAGGACACACAGAATGCTCTCAA ATACTATAAAACAGCATACAGTCTCATCCACGAGCTTCGAGCCCATGAGACCAACATGCTGGAGATCAAGACTTTGGCTGGGTTCATCAATTATAAG ATCTGCAGGCTGTGTTTTCAGCACAACACCCCTCTGGATGCCATCGCTCAGTTCAGGAAGCACATTGACTTGTGCAAGAAGAAGATTGGGAGCGCTGAGCTGGCTTTCGAACACACCGCCTGGATGTCTAAGCA atTCCAGTCATTCGGTGATCTGTTCGATGAGGCGATTAAACTGGGCCTCACAGCGATACAGACCCAGAACCCAGGCTTTTACTACCAGCAGGCTGCGTGTTACGCCCAGGAGCGCAAGCAGCAAGCCACCCAGCTCTGTAGCCATGAG CCCAGCGTGAGTTTTCCCACACCGGACCCTCTGGAGACGAACTCCGGAGCTCTGGATTTTTATGGACAGAGACCATGGAGACAAGGCCATCAGA GTATTGATCCACCTgatgcagagaaagaaaaacagggcATTCTCGCTCTCCAGCTGAAGGAGAGGGACGTACTGCATTCG GAGCTGATCATCGCATTGCTCAGTAATGCCGTTGCACAATTTAAGAAGTACAAGTGTCCTCGCATGAAGAGCCATCTga TGGTCCAGATGGGTGAGGAGTATTACAACGCCAAGGATTACACTAAAGCTTTAAA aCTGCTGGACTACGTGATGTGTGACTATCGTACTGAACGCTGGTGGACTCTGCTCACCTCCATCTTGTGCACGGCACTGAAGTGCTCGTACCTGATGGGCCACATTAAAGACTACATCACCTACTCAATGGAGCTGGTGGGCAGAG CTTCTACTCTGCGTGAAGATCAAAAGTCCAGGATTGAGAAGAACTTGATCAGAGTGCTTATG AATGAGGTTCCTGAGCCAGAGCCGGAGTGTGACCCAGGCTCTGTAAAGGCTGCTCAGGTGCTGTGGAGTGACCGCGTCTCGCTGGCCAGCAATAATGAGTTCACCGTCGAGGTGCAGGACTATGTGCCCTTCA TCCAATGCAAGGCCAAGTTCCTGTCTCCCAGCTTTCATGTAGACGAGCCTGTCCAGCTACATGTGTACTTAAGAGCAGACTGTCCCCATCCTGTCCGCTTCGCCAAGCTGTGCGTCAGCCTCAGCAACcag GAGTATAACCAGTTCTGCCTGGTGGAAGAGGCATGCAAAGGAAAGGACATCTTAGAAACATCCTCACAGCAGAACATGTGTCTCGTTCCTGGAAAGGCCAGGAAGTACTGCTTCAAATTCGTGGCCAAGACTGAGGACGTTGGAAGAAAGATCGAG ATCACACACGTGGACCTGATGCTGGGCAGCGAGAGTGGCCGCTGTGTGTATCTGAACTGGAGGGGAGGAGGTGGTGATGCTGCATCTACCCATGAGGCTTTGCAGGCGTCCCGCTCTTTTAAGAGGAGAACCCGTGTCCCAGAGCAGCAGGTTGACTGGGAGGCTATTTCCATCCAAGCTAGCACCAT GATCATATCCCGAGTCCCCAGAATCTCTGTACAGCTGCATCACGATTCCCCAGCCCTGACCAATGAGATGTACTGCATGACCGTCACCATCCAATCAGAGGAAGATACGGTGGCCAAAGACGTCAGTCTCACTGCAGGCCTCAAGCCAG GTCAGGATGCAAATCTCACACAAATGACCTACGTTACACTGAATAGCTCAGAGGTGTGCGATGAAGCACATCCCGCCTTGCTAACTGATATTTCTATTGGAGAGCTGCAGCCAGGGCAGAAg ATTGAGAAGAAGCTGTACATTCGCTGTGTGAGCACAGGATCCAGAATCTTCTTGTTTCATGTGTCTTATGCTATGAGCACCACGGTGGAGGGTAAAGACATCACATGCAGGTGTCACAAG GATGAAACCGTGACCATAGATACAGTCGTTCCATTTGACGTGGCTTTCAAGTTTGTGTCCACTAAG TTTGAGCACCTGGAGCGAGTGTATGTGGACGTGCCCTTCCTGCTGATGACAGACATTTTGAGCGCGTCGCCATGGCCTGTGCATTTAGTTAGCAGTGAGCTACAGCTGGCTTCCAACATGGCCGCCGTTGACGAGCCCCAGAGCCAGGTGGAGGGAG TGGTGCTGCAGACGGGCGAGTGTGCAAGTGAGTGCTTCAGTCTCAGATGTCCTCCAGTTCAGAATGGCACCAGCACTGTGGCAGCAGGACATTACCTCATCTCCTGGAAGAG GAAATCTGCATGCGCCGAGACACCGGTTGTCAAAACAAGTATGATCCTGCCTCACGTCATCGTAGAGACTATTCCTCTGTATGTGCATGCTG ACCTGCCCTCCTTTGGTCGTGTGCGTGAGTCTCTTCCTGTGCGGTACCACATTGAGAATCGGACCGGGCTGGTGCAGGACGTGGATCTGTCCGTGGAACCCAGCGATGCCTTCATGTTCTCCGGACTCAAACAG gTGCGGATGAGGATTTTGCCTGGTGCAGAGCAGGAAATTGTGTACAATTTCTACCCTCTGATGGCCGGGTATCAGAACCTGCCTGTGCTCAACATCAACCTGCTGCGCTTCCCCAACGTCTCCAACCAGCTGCTGCGCCGTTTCCTCCCCACCCGCATCTTCATCAAG cctcagggaagaaacggAGATGCTTCTATTGCAGCTGCCTGA
- the hars gene encoding histidine--tRNA ligase isoform X2 — protein sequence MADKAQIQEAIKVQGEVVRKLKAEKASKEQIDEEVAKLLELKARLGGDDGKQMFVLKTAKGTRDYNPKQMAIREKVFNIIISCFKRHGAETIDTPVFELKETLTGKYGEDSKLIYDLKDQGGELLSLRYDLTVPFARYLAMNKITNIKRYHIAKVYRRDNPAMTRGRYREFYQCDFDIAGQYDPMIPDAECLKIVYEILSELDLGDFRIKVNDRRILDGMFAVCGVPDEKFRTICSTVDKLDKMPWEDVKTEMVNEKGLSEDVADQIGEYVSMQGGLDLAERLLQDPKLSQNKQACAGLTDMKQLFAYLQLFQVTDKVVFDLSLARGLDYYTGVIYEALLCQTLQPSTPAATEQNGAVPGDEAGVSVGSVAGGGRYDGLVGMFDPKGRKVPCVGVSFGIERIFSIMEQKAEMSAEKIRTTETQVLVASAQKNLLEERLKLTAELWNAGIKAEVLYKKNPKLLTQLQHCEETGIPLVAILGEQELKDGVVKLRNVANREEVDVSRAELVKEIKKRTSES from the exons ATGGCGGACAAAGCGCAGATACAGGAGGCGATTAAAGTACAAGGAGAGGTGGTGCGAAAACTTAAAGCAGAAAAAGCCAGCAAGGAACAG ATTGATGAAGAAGTTGCCAAACTGTTAGAGCTGAAGGCTCGGCTCGGAGGAGACGATGGCAAACAAATGTTTGTTCTTAAGACAGCAAAG gggacCAGGGACTACAACCCCAAACAGATGGCCATCAGAGAGAAGGtcttcaacatcatcatcagctgCTTTAAACGCCATGGTGCTGAGACCATCGACACGCCTGTCTTTGAGCTCAAG gAAACGTTGACGGGGAAATACGGTGAAGACTCCAAACTCATTTACGACCTGAAGGACCAGGGAGGAGAGCTGCTGTCTCTCAGATACGACCTCACT GTTCCTTTTGCTCGATACTTGGCCATGAACAAGATCACTAACATCAAACGCTATCACATCGCCAAAGTGTACCGCAGAGACAACCCCGCCATGACACGGGGCCGCTACCGAGAGTTCTaccagtgt GATTTCGACATTGCAGGACAGTATGACCCGATGATCCCTGACGCAGAGTGTTTGAAAATCGTTTACGAGATCCTGAGTGAGCTGGACCTGGGCGACTTCCGCATTAAG GTGAATGACCGGCGCATTCTGGATGGTATGTTTGCGGTGTGCGGCGTTCCAGACGAGAAATTCCGTACCATCTGCTCGACTGTGGACAAACTGGACAAG aTGCCATGGGAGGATGTGAAGACTGAGATGGTGAATGAAAAAGGCCTGTCTGAGGATGTGGCTGATCAGATTGGGGAGTACGTCAGCATGCAGg GTGGACTGGATCTGGCAGAGAGGCTGCTGCAGGACCCAAAGCTTTCTCAGAACAAGCAGGCGTGTGCTGGCCTCACTGACATGAAACAGCTGTTTGCTTACCTGCAGCTCTTCCAGGTCACAGATAAg gtggtgtttgATCTGAGTCTGGCACGTGGCTTGGACTACTACACCGGTGTGATCTACGAGGCTTTGCTGTGTCAGACACTCCAGCCCTCAACGCCAGCGGCCACAGAGCAGAACGGAGCCGTGCCTGGGGACGAAGCGGGGGTAAGCGTGGGCAGCGTGGCGGGCGGAGGGCGATACGACGGACTGGTGGGAATGTTCGACCCCAAGGGGAGAAAAGTCCCGTGTGTGGGCGTCAGCTTCGGCATCGAGAGGATCTTCTCTATAATGGAGCAGAAAGCAGAG ATGTCTGCAGAGAAAATCCGCACCACAGAAACGCAGGTTCTGGTGGCCTCAGCACAGAAGAACCTTCTGGAAGAGAGACTCAAACTGACAGCTGAGCTGTGGAATGCAGGAATTAAG GCCGAGGTACTGTATAAGAAGAACCCCAAGCTGCTGACTCAGCTGCAGCACTGTGAGGAGACAGGAATCCCCCTGGTGGCCATTTTGGGGGAACAGGAGCTCAAAGATGGAGTCGTCAAACTGCGCAACGTGGCCAACAGAGAGGAG GTGGATGTCTCCAGGGCAGAACTGGTGAAAGAAATCAAGAAGCGGACATCAGAATCCTAA
- the hars gene encoding histidine--tRNA ligase isoform X1, whose translation MATLGLACVRLCAGLTGRRASPWLRPLHCLSGMTVSQIDEEVAKLLELKARLGGDDGKQMFVLKTAKGTRDYNPKQMAIREKVFNIIISCFKRHGAETIDTPVFELKETLTGKYGEDSKLIYDLKDQGGELLSLRYDLTVPFARYLAMNKITNIKRYHIAKVYRRDNPAMTRGRYREFYQCDFDIAGQYDPMIPDAECLKIVYEILSELDLGDFRIKVNDRRILDGMFAVCGVPDEKFRTICSTVDKLDKMPWEDVKTEMVNEKGLSEDVADQIGEYVSMQGGLDLAERLLQDPKLSQNKQACAGLTDMKQLFAYLQLFQVTDKVVFDLSLARGLDYYTGVIYEALLCQTLQPSTPAATEQNGAVPGDEAGVSVGSVAGGGRYDGLVGMFDPKGRKVPCVGVSFGIERIFSIMEQKAEMSAEKIRTTETQVLVASAQKNLLEERLKLTAELWNAGIKAEVLYKKNPKLLTQLQHCEETGIPLVAILGEQELKDGVVKLRNVANREEVDVSRAELVKEIKKRTSES comes from the exons atGGCCACTCTCGGCTTGGCATGCGTGCGTCTCTGTGCTGGACTGACGGGACGCCGGGCTTCACCGTGGCTCCGCCCCCTGCACTGCCTTTCTGGGATGACCGTATCTCAG ATTGATGAAGAAGTTGCCAAACTGTTAGAGCTGAAGGCTCGGCTCGGAGGAGACGATGGCAAACAAATGTTTGTTCTTAAGACAGCAAAG gggacCAGGGACTACAACCCCAAACAGATGGCCATCAGAGAGAAGGtcttcaacatcatcatcagctgCTTTAAACGCCATGGTGCTGAGACCATCGACACGCCTGTCTTTGAGCTCAAG gAAACGTTGACGGGGAAATACGGTGAAGACTCCAAACTCATTTACGACCTGAAGGACCAGGGAGGAGAGCTGCTGTCTCTCAGATACGACCTCACT GTTCCTTTTGCTCGATACTTGGCCATGAACAAGATCACTAACATCAAACGCTATCACATCGCCAAAGTGTACCGCAGAGACAACCCCGCCATGACACGGGGCCGCTACCGAGAGTTCTaccagtgt GATTTCGACATTGCAGGACAGTATGACCCGATGATCCCTGACGCAGAGTGTTTGAAAATCGTTTACGAGATCCTGAGTGAGCTGGACCTGGGCGACTTCCGCATTAAG GTGAATGACCGGCGCATTCTGGATGGTATGTTTGCGGTGTGCGGCGTTCCAGACGAGAAATTCCGTACCATCTGCTCGACTGTGGACAAACTGGACAAG aTGCCATGGGAGGATGTGAAGACTGAGATGGTGAATGAAAAAGGCCTGTCTGAGGATGTGGCTGATCAGATTGGGGAGTACGTCAGCATGCAGg GTGGACTGGATCTGGCAGAGAGGCTGCTGCAGGACCCAAAGCTTTCTCAGAACAAGCAGGCGTGTGCTGGCCTCACTGACATGAAACAGCTGTTTGCTTACCTGCAGCTCTTCCAGGTCACAGATAAg gtggtgtttgATCTGAGTCTGGCACGTGGCTTGGACTACTACACCGGTGTGATCTACGAGGCTTTGCTGTGTCAGACACTCCAGCCCTCAACGCCAGCGGCCACAGAGCAGAACGGAGCCGTGCCTGGGGACGAAGCGGGGGTAAGCGTGGGCAGCGTGGCGGGCGGAGGGCGATACGACGGACTGGTGGGAATGTTCGACCCCAAGGGGAGAAAAGTCCCGTGTGTGGGCGTCAGCTTCGGCATCGAGAGGATCTTCTCTATAATGGAGCAGAAAGCAGAG ATGTCTGCAGAGAAAATCCGCACCACAGAAACGCAGGTTCTGGTGGCCTCAGCACAGAAGAACCTTCTGGAAGAGAGACTCAAACTGACAGCTGAGCTGTGGAATGCAGGAATTAAG GCCGAGGTACTGTATAAGAAGAACCCCAAGCTGCTGACTCAGCTGCAGCACTGTGAGGAGACAGGAATCCCCCTGGTGGCCATTTTGGGGGAACAGGAGCTCAAAGATGGAGTCGTCAAACTGCGCAACGTGGCCAACAGAGAGGAG GTGGATGTCTCCAGGGCAGAACTGGTGAAAGAAATCAAGAAGCGGACATCAGAATCCTAA